The Nothobranchius furzeri strain GRZ-AD chromosome 6, NfurGRZ-RIMD1, whole genome shotgun sequence genome includes a region encoding these proteins:
- the alad gene encoding delta-aminolevulinic acid dehydratase gives MQTPAESILHSGYFHPTLRSWQTCATDLKADNLIYPIFITDSPDAVEPIGSLPGQARYGVNKLEETLRPLVEKGLKCVLIFGVPANISKDEKGSGADTDDTPAVLAVKKIRSLFPELLVACDVCLCPYTSHGHCGILNEDGSLNNDASCLRLAEVALAYARAGCDVIAPSDMMDGRVRAIKQALLSNGLGNKVSVLSYSAKFASCYYGPFRDAAQSKPAFGDRRCYQLPPGARGLALRAAERDVREGADMLMVKPGLPYLDIAREVKDKFPNHPLAVYNVSGEFAMMWHGAKAGAFELKTAVMEAMTAFRRAGADIIITYYTPELLTWLRE, from the exons ATGCAGACACCTGCAGAGTCGATCCTCCACAGCGGATATTTCCACCCAACTCTCAGATCCTGGCAAACCTGCGCTACCGATCTGAAAGCCGACAATCTCATCTACCCAATTTTCATCAC AGACAGTCCAGATGCGGTGGAGCCCATTGGGAGCCTGCCAGGACAGGCCAG ATACGGGGTGAACAAGCTGGAGGAAACGCTGCGGCCGCTTGTTGAGAAAGGCCTGAAATGTGTTCTGATCTTTGGAGTCCCGGCAAACATATCTAAG GATGAAAAGGGCTCGGGCGCCGACACGGACGACACTCCGGCTGTTCTGGCGGTGAAAAAAATCCGATCTCTGTTCCCGGAGCTGCTGGTGGCCTGCGACGTGTGTTTGTGTCCCTACACGTCACACGGACACTGTG gaATCCTGAATGAAGACGGAAGCCTGAACAATGACGCCAGCTGTCTGCGCTTGGCTGAAGTTGCGCTGGCGTACGCACGAGCTG GTTGTGACGTCATTGCTCCGTCTGACATGATGGACGGGCGAGTGCGAGCCATAAAACAAGCTCTGCTGTCCAACGGGCTGGGAAACAAG GTGTCAGTGTTGAGCTACAGTGCAAAGTTTGCCTCTTGTTACTACGGTCCGTTCAG GGACGCGGCGCAGTCCAAGCCGGCGTTTGGAGACCGACGCTGCTACCAGCTGCCTCCTGGAGCCAGAGGACTCGCCCTTCGAGCCGCG GAGCGAGATGTGAGAGAAGGAGCGGACATGCTGATGGTGAAACCAGGTCTGCCGTACCTGGACATCGCAAGGGAGGTCAAAGACAAG TTTCCCAACCACCCTCTGGCGGTCTACAACGTGTCGGGGGAGTTCGCCATGATGTGGCACGGAGCGAAAGCTGGAGCGTTCGAGCTGAAGACCGCCGTGATGGAAGCCATGACCGCCTTCCGCAGGGCAG GTGCTGACATCATCATTACCTACTACACACCTGAGCTGCTCACCTGGCTGAGAGAGTGA